In Cytobacillus sp. IB215665, a single window of DNA contains:
- a CDS encoding PadR family transcriptional regulator translates to MNRISLIKGHLEMCVLSILSKKKSYGYEIMKELEQHNLKLKGVGSIYPILTKLKDQEWVDTYREMTDSGKVRVYYEINDQGELYLQKKIDEWLELQSDIKSLLNSGLKGEDLE, encoded by the coding sequence ATGAATAGAATAAGTTTAATAAAAGGTCATTTAGAAATGTGTGTATTGTCGATTTTGTCAAAGAAAAAAAGCTATGGGTATGAAATTATGAAGGAGTTAGAACAACACAATTTAAAACTGAAAGGAGTAGGCAGTATTTACCCAATATTGACGAAGTTAAAAGATCAAGAATGGGTGGATACTTATCGTGAAATGACAGATAGTGGTAAAGTTCGCGTGTATTATGAAATTAATGATCAAGGAGAATTGTATCTTCAAAAGAAAATTGATGAATGGTTAGAGTTACAGAGTGATATTAAATCTCTACTAAATAGTGGATTAAAGGGAGAGGATCTAGAATGA
- a CDS encoding beta-ketoacyl-ACP synthase 3 translates to MDYNAGILGIGVNIPEQIIGNEAIAQRFGITEEDIIRKTGILERRYECAEASLADMCEIAGRRALEDAGVDADEIEMVIIGTNTHDTHITAALVQDRIGATKCAGLDLHSGCSSFITALATGAQYIQTGLYKKVLVIAVDKCSSFIDPMDKKTALIFADGASAVVVGKVPQEKGILGINMQMDGSGGEYLHLDENKNIKMDGRAVFEFAVDKLPKAINKVLEVSKLNLEEVDYIVPHQSNLRIMEQGMKALGFPMEKVHTKTIQYYGNSSAPTIPIGLHEELKHGNIKDGDLIVLVGYGAGLGWGGIALRWGK, encoded by the coding sequence ATGGATTATAATGCTGGGATTCTAGGTATAGGAGTGAATATTCCTGAACAAATCATTGGAAATGAAGCAATTGCACAACGATTTGGGATTACAGAAGAAGATATTATTAGAAAAACAGGGATATTAGAGAGAAGATATGAATGTGCTGAAGCATCGCTAGCTGATATGTGTGAAATAGCTGGAAGAAGAGCGCTCGAAGATGCTGGAGTTGATGCTGATGAAATCGAAATGGTTATTATAGGGACAAATACACATGACACCCATATTACGGCAGCACTCGTTCAAGATCGGATTGGAGCGACAAAGTGTGCAGGGCTAGACTTGCATTCTGGATGTTCAAGCTTTATTACAGCTCTAGCTACAGGTGCGCAATATATTCAAACAGGTCTCTATAAGAAAGTACTAGTTATTGCAGTGGATAAGTGTTCATCTTTCATTGATCCGATGGATAAAAAAACTGCACTCATATTTGCAGATGGTGCTTCGGCTGTTGTTGTTGGAAAAGTTCCTCAAGAAAAAGGTATATTAGGAATTAACATGCAGATGGACGGCAGCGGTGGGGAATATTTACATCTTGATGAAAACAAGAATATCAAAATGGATGGTAGGGCTGTTTTTGAATTTGCAGTTGATAAACTGCCCAAAGCTATCAATAAAGTGTTAGAAGTATCGAAGCTAAACTTGGAAGAAGTCGACTATATCGTACCACATCAATCCAATCTAAGAATTATGGAGCAAGGGATGAAAGCATTAGGTTTCCCTATGGAAAAAGTACACACAAAAACGATTCAGTACTATGGCAATTCTTCTGCTCCTACGATACCAATCGGTCTACATGAAGAGTTAAAACATGGAAACATTAAAGATGGAGATTTAATCGTCCTAGTTGGTTACGGTGCGGGTCTTGGATGGGGAGGTATTGCCCTTCGTTGGGGTAAATAA
- a CDS encoding tautomerase family protein yields the protein MPYINLQITKGASREQKEQIVKDFTETLGRVLGKKPEHTHIVIQEIEDENWGFAGVLTDEYRKNTSQ from the coding sequence ATGCCTTATATTAATCTTCAAATAACAAAAGGTGCAAGTCGAGAACAAAAAGAGCAAATCGTTAAAGATTTTACAGAAACTCTCGGTCGTGTATTAGGAAAAAAGCCAGAGCACACTCATATTGTTATACAAGAAATTGAAGATGAAAACTGGGGATTTGCTGGTGTTTTAACGGACGAATATCGCAAAAACACTTCACAGTAA
- a CDS encoding 5-oxoprolinase subunit PxpA: protein MKSIDLNCDLGESFGAYTIGQDDAILDYVSSANIACGFHAGDHNVMAKTVKLAKEKNVAIGAHPGLPDLIGFGRREMKVSPEDVYHFVIYQLGALQAFCTVHKVDMQHVKPHGALYNMAATDIQIAAAIANAVKAVDSQLVLFGLANSKLIEAGQELGLSTASEVFADRTYQQNGTLTPRSEHNALIHDDNIAVNQIIRIVQEKIVTAVTGENIHLRADTVCVHGDGPQALMFVKKLFKALSDKGFSINKVGG from the coding sequence CTGAAAAGCATTGACTTAAACTGTGACTTAGGCGAAAGCTTTGGTGCGTATACGATCGGACAAGATGACGCTATTCTTGACTATGTCTCATCAGCGAATATTGCTTGTGGTTTCCATGCTGGTGACCATAACGTTATGGCAAAGACAGTAAAACTTGCAAAGGAAAAAAATGTAGCTATCGGTGCTCACCCAGGGCTTCCAGATTTAATTGGCTTCGGTAGAAGAGAAATGAAAGTGTCTCCTGAAGATGTGTATCATTTTGTTATCTATCAACTAGGAGCGTTACAAGCATTTTGCACAGTTCATAAAGTAGATATGCAGCATGTCAAACCACACGGAGCACTATATAATATGGCTGCAACAGATATACAAATTGCCGCTGCTATAGCTAACGCAGTTAAAGCGGTAGACTCACAACTCGTTCTTTTCGGGTTAGCAAACAGTAAGCTTATCGAGGCAGGTCAAGAGCTTGGCTTATCAACGGCATCTGAAGTATTTGCTGATCGGACATATCAACAAAATGGGACATTAACACCTCGCAGTGAACATAATGCACTTATTCATGATGACAATATAGCAGTCAATCAAATAATTCGTATCGTTCAAGAAAAAATTGTAACGGCTGTAACAGGAGAAAATATACATTTACGTGCTGACACAGTATGTGTTCATGGGGATGGTCCACAAGCGTTGATGTTCGTAAAGAAGCTGTTTAAAGCATTATCAGACAAAGGATTTTCTATTAATAAAGTAGGTGGCTAG
- a CDS encoding alpha/beta hydrolase yields MKKILARGVLLIISLIIVACSDQSEEQLQHRKTEENTLSIPVERGTLTAILDIPEGADSLPIAIIIAGSGPTDKDGNTVGANGKNNSLKMLSEAFNERGIATLRYDKRGVGDNISLVNKEEDLTIESYVNDVAAIVHYIQKDSRFASINIVGHSEGSLIGMIAVQEVAVDKFISLAGVGQSADKLLLEQLEGQLPPKLMDETKNILNQLKQGKQVTDVSQELNVLFRPSVQPYLISWFTYNPVDIISSLNIPLLIINGTNDIQVTEKEAHLLKEANPQAELFIIEGMNHILKQAPLDKAGNLATYTNANLPLDEELSTKLIQFVLN; encoded by the coding sequence ATGAAGAAAATACTAGCTAGAGGCGTTTTGTTAATCATATCCTTAATAATTGTAGCCTGTTCCGATCAATCTGAAGAACAGCTACAGCACAGAAAAACAGAGGAAAACACACTTTCAATTCCGGTTGAAAGAGGTACTTTAACAGCTATTCTTGACATACCCGAGGGAGCAGATTCTCTACCTATTGCTATTATTATTGCGGGCTCTGGTCCAACAGACAAAGATGGGAATACAGTTGGAGCAAACGGTAAGAACAATAGTCTAAAAATGCTCTCTGAAGCATTTAATGAACGTGGTATTGCAACTCTTCGCTACGACAAGCGAGGTGTAGGAGATAATATAAGCCTCGTTAACAAAGAAGAAGACTTAACAATCGAATCATACGTAAATGATGTTGCAGCAATTGTTCATTATATACAAAAAGATAGCCGTTTTGCTTCAATAAATATTGTTGGACATAGTGAAGGTTCATTAATTGGAATGATAGCTGTACAGGAAGTGGCGGTTGATAAATTTATTTCTTTAGCTGGAGTCGGGCAGTCAGCTGATAAGCTCTTGCTCGAACAACTTGAAGGACAATTACCGCCAAAATTGATGGACGAAACGAAAAATATTCTGAATCAACTTAAGCAAGGAAAACAAGTAACAGATGTTTCTCAAGAATTAAATGTTTTATTTAGGCCTTCTGTGCAACCTTATTTAATTTCTTGGTTTACATATAATCCAGTAGATATTATTAGTTCACTCAACATACCCCTACTAATTATAAATGGGACAAACGATATACAAGTAACTGAAAAAGAAGCACATCTGCTTAAAGAAGCAAACCCTCAAGCTGAACTATTTATTATAGAAGGAATGAATCATATATTAAAACAAGCCCCTCTTGATAAAGCAGGAAATCTTGCAACTTATACAAACGCTAATTTGCCTCTTGACGAAGAATTAAGTACAAAATTAATTCAGTTTGTTTTAAATTAA
- a CDS encoding pyroglutamyl-peptidase I: MKKLLLTGFVPFLDNPINPTEDIVTKLDKTIIGNYEVFGRVLPVEFAKSGKEIIKLYEKIEPDAVISLGLAAGNNRITPERIAINCNDGAVDNTGAAMKDQPINIEGPDGVFSTLPIRRFVDALQEEGLPAEISNSAGTYLCNNVMYTMLTYLQQQNKSVPSGFVHIPASHELALKNRKLPSWSSEDLLKAVTTMIGVLDEA, translated from the coding sequence ATGAAAAAACTACTATTAACAGGATTTGTTCCGTTTTTAGATAATCCTATTAATCCAACTGAAGACATTGTAACAAAATTAGATAAAACGATTATCGGAAATTATGAAGTGTTTGGTCGCGTGCTACCAGTGGAGTTTGCTAAGTCAGGGAAAGAAATAATAAAGCTATATGAAAAAATTGAACCTGATGCTGTTATCTCGTTAGGATTAGCTGCTGGAAACAACCGTATAACACCAGAAAGAATTGCGATTAATTGTAATGATGGCGCTGTTGACAATACGGGTGCCGCTATGAAAGATCAGCCGATAAATATTGAAGGGCCTGATGGTGTTTTCTCCACATTACCAATTCGCCGTTTTGTAGATGCTTTACAAGAGGAAGGACTCCCTGCAGAAATCTCTAATTCTGCTGGAACTTATTTATGTAACAATGTGATGTATACTATGCTTACATATTTGCAACAGCAAAATAAATCAGTTCCGTCTGGGTTTGTCCATATTCCAGCTTCCCATGAGCTTGCCTTAAAAAATAGGAAGCTACCAAGTTGGTCTAGTGAAGATTTATTAAAGGCAGTTACAACGATGATCGGTGTGTTAGATGAAGCGTAA
- a CDS encoding biotin-dependent carboxyltransferase family protein: MGKPIFFVKKKGLFTTYQDLGRYGYQKYGVPVSGAMDQLALKVGNLLVGNSIREAGIEITMLGPLLVAENRCLIAITGAHLGAKINGNPAPLWKALLLNKGDELSFSSPQEGMRAYITVAGGFDVRTVMGSKSTYEKADIGQAIDDGDIIKCNNSYEEHTESKLLQNSNVMPSRWLATHTVPTYGKHIVARIISSPHTEQFTSTSLKTFVQTTYTVKQADRMGYRLTSPTPIAHNNGADIISEPIPVGTIQIPANGQPIILMSDRQTIGGYTTIGTVITADLPKIAQLPPGGTIQFQAVTVGEAHMLIKEERAMLAQIALGVTGSAAQALALINE; encoded by the coding sequence ATGGGTAAGCCGATATTTTTTGTGAAAAAGAAAGGGTTATTTACAACATATCAAGATTTAGGTCGATACGGCTACCAAAAATATGGCGTACCTGTATCCGGTGCAATGGATCAATTAGCATTAAAGGTCGGGAACTTATTAGTTGGTAATTCTATTCGTGAAGCGGGAATTGAAATTACGATGCTTGGACCATTATTAGTTGCAGAAAATAGATGTCTCATAGCAATCACCGGCGCTCATTTAGGAGCAAAAATAAACGGCAATCCAGCACCATTGTGGAAAGCATTGTTGTTGAACAAAGGTGATGAACTTTCATTCTCTAGTCCGCAGGAAGGTATGCGTGCATATATCACTGTAGCTGGTGGCTTTGATGTGCGTACAGTAATGGGAAGTAAATCAACTTATGAAAAGGCTGATATAGGGCAAGCAATCGATGATGGAGATATTATAAAATGTAATAATTCATATGAAGAGCACACTGAATCAAAGTTACTTCAGAACAGTAATGTAATGCCAAGCCGTTGGCTTGCAACACATACTGTCCCTACATACGGTAAACATATTGTTGCTCGCATCATTAGTAGCCCCCATACTGAACAATTCACGAGCACAAGTTTAAAAACATTCGTTCAAACTACATATACTGTCAAACAAGCTGATCGCATGGGCTATCGCTTAACATCTCCTACACCCATTGCACATAACAACGGTGCGGACATCATTTCTGAACCAATACCAGTAGGGACAATCCAAATACCTGCAAACGGTCAACCTATTATTTTAATGTCCGATCGACAAACGATTGGTGGCTATACAACGATAGGAACGGTCATCACGGCTGACTTACCAAAAATCGCACAGCTCCCACCAGGTGGCACGATTCAATTTCAAGCTGTTACTGTAGGTGAAGCACATATGTTAATAAAAGAAGAACGCGCGATGCTTGCTCAAATCGCTTTAGGCGTAACTGGAAGTGCGGCACAGGCGTTAGCGCTTATAAATGAATGA
- a CDS encoding serine hydrolase, whose protein sequence is MQNMQKDINIVISEVVKDTTFSGVIFLKDDKNNSFEESHGYANRSEEIANTVKTRFGIASGCKLFTSIAICQLVEKGLLSFNTRLNECLEIELPHFDEAVTIHHLLTHSSGIPDYYDEEVIEDYEDLWKDRPMYAMNTLKSFLPMFQNEKMMFTPGERFHYNNTGFILLGLIVEQQTGLSFTKYVEQNIFQPCGMRDSGYFSLDRLPKNTAIGYIDNDEEGTWRTNTYAIPIKGGADGGAFITAPDMMRFWKGLFSYELLSERCTNELLTPHIHKDGDDYYGYGIWIKKTNNRICKYHVMGYDPGLSFHSSFYPDSGMTMVITSNNENGGPYKITRTIEEHVLNV, encoded by the coding sequence ATGCAAAATATGCAGAAGGACATCAATATAGTTATATCAGAAGTCGTTAAAGATACAACGTTTTCTGGAGTCATTTTTCTGAAGGATGATAAGAATAATAGTTTTGAAGAAAGTCATGGCTACGCAAATAGGTCAGAAGAGATTGCTAACACTGTAAAAACTCGCTTTGGAATTGCATCCGGCTGTAAGTTATTCACTTCTATTGCTATTTGCCAGTTAGTAGAGAAGGGGTTATTATCATTCAATACAAGGCTCAACGAGTGTCTAGAAATTGAATTACCACACTTCGATGAAGCAGTAACGATTCATCACCTTTTAACCCATAGCTCTGGGATTCCTGATTATTATGATGAGGAAGTTATTGAAGATTATGAAGATCTTTGGAAAGATAGACCAATGTACGCGATGAATACTTTAAAAAGCTTTCTGCCAATGTTCCAAAACGAGAAAATGATGTTCACTCCTGGTGAGAGATTTCATTATAATAATACTGGATTTATTTTATTAGGACTCATTGTAGAGCAACAAACAGGTCTTAGTTTTACTAAGTATGTCGAACAGAATATTTTTCAGCCATGCGGTATGAGAGATTCGGGCTATTTTTCACTTGATAGACTACCTAAAAACACAGCCATTGGCTATATAGATAACGATGAAGAAGGTACATGGAGAACAAACACCTATGCTATTCCTATAAAAGGTGGTGCTGACGGTGGTGCATTTATTACTGCGCCTGATATGATGAGATTTTGGAAAGGGCTATTTAGTTATGAATTATTAAGTGAAAGGTGTACTAACGAGTTGTTAACTCCTCATATCCATAAAGACGGTGATGATTATTATGGGTATGGTATATGGATTAAGAAAACGAATAATAGAATTTGTAAATATCATGTAATGGGGTACGATCCAGGCTTATCATTTCACTCATCTTTTTATCCTGATAGTGGTATGACGATGGTCATCACTTCAAATAATGAAAATGGAGGCCCTTATAAAATTACTAGAACGATAGAAGAGCATGTATTGAATGTTTAA
- a CDS encoding diacylglycerol kinase, with amino-acid sequence MKRARIIYNPTSGREAFKKHLPEVLQRLEQAGYETSCHATTGEGDATKAAQIAVKRRYNLVVAAGGDGTINEVVNGIAEQQYRPKLGIIPVGTTNDFARAIGVPRSINAACDILVEGEPVPIDLGRVNKQYFINIAGGGRLTELTYEVPSKLKTILGQLAYYLKGIEMLPSIRPTEVEIEYDGKLFEGEIMLFLVANTNSVGGFEKLAPKSTLNDGMFDLLILKKTNLADFIRIATYALRGEHIRDPKVIYAKANRIKVQTHDKMQLNLDGEYGGLMPGEFVNLYQHIEVFVPKDKAMKMKKKS; translated from the coding sequence ATGAAAAGAGCGCGAATTATATATAATCCAACATCAGGACGTGAAGCATTTAAGAAGCATTTACCTGAAGTACTTCAGCGGCTTGAACAAGCTGGCTATGAAACCTCATGTCATGCTACAACGGGTGAAGGTGATGCAACGAAGGCCGCACAAATTGCTGTTAAGAGACGTTATAACCTTGTAGTAGCAGCTGGTGGAGATGGAACAATTAACGAGGTTGTGAATGGAATTGCAGAACAGCAATACCGTCCTAAATTAGGGATTATACCGGTAGGAACAACGAATGATTTTGCGAGAGCAATCGGTGTGCCTCGGTCAATTAATGCAGCTTGTGATATTCTCGTCGAAGGTGAACCGGTACCAATTGATTTAGGTAGAGTTAATAAGCAATATTTTATTAATATTGCAGGTGGTGGCCGCCTAACTGAATTAACGTATGAAGTACCTAGTAAGTTAAAAACGATTCTAGGACAGCTAGCATATTATTTAAAAGGGATTGAAATGCTACCTTCAATTCGTCCTACAGAAGTGGAAATTGAGTATGACGGGAAGTTATTTGAAGGAGAAATCATGCTTTTTTTAGTAGCAAACACAAACTCTGTAGGTGGCTTTGAAAAACTAGCTCCAAAATCAACATTGAACGACGGCATGTTTGATTTGCTCATTTTGAAAAAAACAAACCTTGCAGACTTTATTCGTATTGCTACATATGCGCTAAGAGGAGAGCATATTCGTGACCCAAAAGTGATCTATGCAAAAGCTAACCGCATTAAAGTGCAAACACATGATAAAATGCAACTGAACCTTGATGGGGAGTACGGTGGCTTAATGCCAGGTGAATTTGTAAACCTGTATCAGCATATTGAAGTATTTGTACCGAAAGATAAAGCCATGAAAATGAAAAAAAAATCATAG
- the pxpB gene encoding 5-oxoprolinase subunit PxpB — protein sequence MKPFTYYPIGDSGMKIQLSDDISLHTNKKVHQVCKVLEERKIDGILEVVPSYHCFYVYYNPLKLKISHIVDSVELVFHQLAAQGDEQNEVVLVPTLYGGEYGIDLTRVAQENGVSESDVIQIHASIDYFIYMMGFLPGFPYLGGVEEAIATPRLKNPRTKVAAGSVGIADRQTGIYPVDSPGGWNIVGRTPLPLFNADSAKPFLFRAGQYIRFIPILEDEFYLIQEQVNNDTYVVKVEKKEN from the coding sequence TTGAAACCATTCACATATTATCCTATTGGTGATTCAGGAATGAAGATTCAATTAAGCGATGATATCTCGTTACATACTAATAAGAAAGTTCATCAAGTATGTAAGGTGTTAGAGGAGAGAAAGATAGATGGAATTTTAGAGGTTGTACCATCCTACCATTGCTTTTACGTATATTATAACCCACTGAAACTGAAAATATCTCATATTGTCGATTCAGTAGAGCTTGTCTTTCACCAGCTTGCAGCTCAAGGTGATGAGCAGAATGAGGTCGTTTTAGTCCCAACTTTATATGGTGGGGAATATGGAATAGATCTCACTCGAGTGGCGCAAGAAAATGGTGTTTCAGAAAGTGATGTTATTCAAATACACGCTAGTATAGATTATTTTATATACATGATGGGTTTTTTACCTGGATTTCCTTATTTAGGTGGAGTTGAGGAAGCGATTGCTACGCCTCGTCTTAAAAATCCTAGAACAAAGGTCGCTGCTGGTTCTGTTGGAATTGCTGACCGTCAAACAGGAATTTATCCAGTTGACTCGCCAGGTGGCTGGAACATCGTTGGAAGGACGCCATTACCACTATTTAATGCTGACTCTGCAAAGCCATTTCTTTTTCGTGCCGGACAGTATATTCGCTTTATACCTATTTTAGAGGATGAGTTTTACCTTATTCAAGAACAGGTGAATAACGATACATACGTAGTGAAGGTAGAAAAAAAGGAAAATTAA
- the rlmD gene encoding 23S rRNA (uracil(1939)-C(5))-methyltransferase RlmD — protein MTKEIAPIEKNEFVTVTFEDLTHDGAGVAKIDGFPLFVPQALPGETAKIKVIKIKKGYGFGRLIEILEPSKHRVEPTCPIYKQCGGCQLQHMSYEGQLLAKHKQVKDVLTRIGHIENVTVHPVMGMNDPWRYRNKAQVPVGEREGGLVAGFYQQRSHEIINMESCDIQHEQNDFVVQTVKSICEKYGVRAYDEKKHRGTLRHVMARYGQVTKEAMVVLITKTADIPHKKKIIKEIVERIPDVKSIVQNVNTKRTNVIFGDDTSVLWGNEYIYDYIGNIKFAISARSFFQVNPEQTKVLYNKALEYAELTGDETVIDAYCGIGTISLFLAQKAKQVYGVEIVPEAIEDAKRNAKLNDISNAEFAVGKAEKVIPAWYEQGIHADVMVVDPPRKGCDEELLKTIIDMKPKRVVYVSCNPATLARDLRVLEAGGYETKEVQPVDMFPHTGHIECVSQIVLKEAAGPK, from the coding sequence ATGACAAAGGAAATAGCACCTATAGAAAAAAATGAGTTTGTGACTGTAACGTTTGAAGACCTTACTCATGATGGAGCAGGGGTCGCAAAAATTGATGGGTTTCCATTGTTCGTTCCACAAGCGTTACCTGGTGAAACGGCTAAAATAAAAGTAATAAAAATAAAAAAAGGCTATGGTTTTGGTCGCTTAATCGAAATACTTGAACCGAGCAAACACCGAGTAGAACCAACCTGCCCAATATATAAGCAATGTGGTGGTTGCCAATTGCAGCATATGAGCTATGAAGGGCAGCTTTTAGCAAAGCATAAGCAAGTAAAAGACGTCTTAACTCGTATCGGACATATAGAAAATGTGACAGTTCACCCTGTCATGGGTATGAACGATCCATGGCGCTATCGGAATAAAGCACAGGTTCCAGTTGGAGAACGTGAAGGAGGACTTGTCGCAGGATTTTACCAGCAAAGATCCCATGAAATTATTAATATGGAGTCTTGTGACATTCAGCACGAGCAAAATGATTTTGTCGTGCAAACAGTGAAGTCCATCTGTGAAAAATATGGCGTACGTGCGTATGATGAAAAAAAGCATCGTGGTACGCTTCGTCACGTTATGGCTAGGTACGGTCAAGTTACAAAAGAAGCTATGGTCGTACTCATCACGAAAACAGCGGACATCCCGCATAAGAAAAAGATAATAAAAGAAATAGTGGAACGCATTCCTGACGTAAAGTCTATCGTTCAAAACGTCAACACAAAACGAACAAATGTTATTTTTGGTGATGACACATCTGTTCTTTGGGGAAACGAATATATTTATGACTATATCGGCAATATCAAATTTGCCATATCAGCACGATCGTTTTTTCAAGTAAACCCAGAACAAACAAAAGTACTCTATAACAAAGCGCTAGAATATGCAGAGCTTACAGGTGATGAAACAGTCATCGATGCATACTGTGGCATCGGTACGATCTCCTTATTTTTAGCACAAAAAGCAAAACAAGTATATGGTGTAGAAATTGTGCCCGAAGCAATTGAGGATGCAAAAAGAAATGCAAAATTGAACGACATATCAAATGCCGAATTTGCAGTAGGGAAAGCCGAAAAAGTCATTCCAGCATGGTATGAACAAGGCATACACGCAGACGTCATGGTGGTAGACCCACCTCGTAAAGGCTGTGATGAAGAACTACTAAAAACAATTATCGATATGAAGCCTAAACGAGTCGTTTATGTGTCATGTAACCCGGCAACACTAGCACGAGACTTACGAGTGCTAGAAGCAGGAGGATATGAGACGAAGGAAGTACAGCCTGTTGATATGTTTCCGCATACGGGGCACATTGAGTGCGTCTCGCAGATAGTTTTAAAAGAAGCAGCAGGCCCCAAATAG
- a CDS encoding serine hydrolase domain-containing protein → MNVRKRIGKVILVSLLLHLFFFSQQEPRAFAEEDLKNTIDKYVESYLEEQRIPGASIAIVKDSELFYSQGWGVTGESEEAVTTQTPFTVGSISKSLTGLAIMKLIEEGTVQLDDPIQMYLPWFSLKDKEAASKITIEQLLTQTSGISTYSGLLLSDQGSQDFNAIKNNVESLSDTKLTATPGQKHQYSNANYLILGALIEEVTNQAYSEYMEEQVFSPLGMNNAAADHDTAYERGYLAGYQSWFGIPRKSSVTYDNGGAPYGYITASADDMVQFIHFLSQQDGNSLLNEKYMNLYLTPHVQTGDNRFYGLGVRISNPYSEDQMVWHSGSTPDSHSEVFYLPESKWGGVILTNKNHALEEMALVNLKQGMINILHGDEPVEISKFNPIAQLIILGIAVLLILLFVYRLITVKSVKVRRRKRWSIIGMLLLVLAFAIKPVFSYSVGSPWHSIKVFGPDVAFLTNLMMILLALNGILSIYISLKYKRSKEHVIAA, encoded by the coding sequence ATGAACGTAAGAAAACGTATAGGTAAAGTTATACTTGTATCCTTATTACTTCATCTATTTTTCTTCAGTCAACAAGAACCTCGAGCTTTTGCAGAAGAAGACTTGAAGAATACGATCGACAAATATGTAGAGTCATACTTAGAAGAGCAACGAATACCAGGTGCTTCAATTGCAATTGTTAAAGATAGTGAACTATTTTATTCGCAAGGTTGGGGGGTGACTGGAGAATCTGAGGAAGCGGTTACGACTCAAACTCCATTTACTGTTGGGTCAATTAGTAAATCCTTAACGGGCTTAGCGATTATGAAATTAATTGAAGAAGGTACCGTTCAACTAGACGATCCTATTCAAATGTACCTTCCATGGTTTTCCCTTAAAGATAAAGAAGCAGCATCTAAAATAACGATCGAGCAATTACTTACTCAAACGAGTGGTATAAGTACATACTCTGGCTTATTATTATCAGACCAAGGTTCTCAAGATTTCAATGCGATTAAGAACAATGTGGAAAGTCTCTCTGACACTAAGTTAACAGCTACACCGGGACAAAAACATCAATATAGTAATGCTAACTACCTAATTCTTGGTGCCCTTATAGAGGAAGTGACGAATCAAGCGTATAGTGAGTATATGGAAGAGCAAGTATTTTCACCGTTAGGTATGAATAATGCTGCAGCGGATCATGATACAGCATATGAAAGAGGGTATTTAGCTGGGTACCAGTCTTGGTTTGGAATTCCACGAAAAAGTTCAGTAACATATGATAATGGTGGAGCACCGTATGGGTACATCACGGCTAGTGCAGATGATATGGTTCAATTCATACATTTTCTTAGTCAACAAGATGGAAATTCATTGCTAAATGAAAAATATATGAACCTATATTTAACTCCTCATGTTCAAACAGGTGATAATCGATTCTATGGTTTAGGTGTTAGAATTTCAAACCCATATTCTGAGGATCAAATGGTATGGCATTCAGGTTCTACGCCTGATTCGCACTCTGAAGTATTTTATCTTCCTGAATCTAAGTGGGGTGGTGTTATTCTCACTAATAAAAATCATGCTTTAGAAGAGATGGCACTTGTAAACCTTAAACAAGGAATGATAAACATCTTACATGGTGATGAACCAGTTGAAATTTCGAAGTTCAATCCTATCGCTCAGTTAATTATATTAGGAATAGCTGTTCTATTAATACTGTTGTTTGTTTACCGATTAATTACCGTTAAATCGGTAAAAGTTCGACGAAGAAAAAGGTGGAGCATCATTGGTATGTTGTTATTAGTATTAGCATTTGCAATCAAGCCGGTATTTAGTTATAGTGTTGGATCACCTTGGCATTCAATTAAAGTATTCGGTCCGGACGTTGCGTTCCTTACTAATTTAATGATGATCCTTCTAGCATTGAACGGCATATTATCAATCTATATTTCTTTAAAATATAAAAGATCGAAGGAACATGTAATAGCAGCATAG